The segment AGGCTCTAAAGGATTCGTGTCTACCCTGTTTCCTTTCAGAAAAGTTATCTTTGAGTTTAGTTAGATATTAACTTTTATGTAAAGAATAAGCATACAAACTTTATGCAAGCAACGTTTTAATATAGAATAATTTAGGGCACCAcaacttaaaatatttagatgtttatatgtacatatatatatatatatatatatatatatatatatatatatatatatatatatatatatatatatatatatatagacctgtccagggggtaccccgcctctcgcccagtgaatgctggagataggcaccagcaacccccgcgaccccatgagggattaagcagatcagaaaatggatggatggatatatatatatatatatatatatatatatatatatatatatatatatatatatatatatatatatatatatatatatatatgaacaagACATTCCTTTTGAATTATacaataaataagataatctatattaataatatataatttgaCATATTTCTTGGGAGCAGTGTATTTCTTCTATGTTCAAACATTTCTGCCTTTTATATTTACTagagaaaataacagaaacaggACAAATAGTGTAGCTACTTTAGATTTGTATTAAAATGCTGGACATTACTTCCATtcctaaattatatttatttatagaacCAACTGATTAAATGTTAGAGATGGGTTTGGTAAACATAATAAACCAGAAATATACTAGAACTGTACATTTCCATCTATATTAATTTATAACATTTGtagaaaataagataaaaaaatttaaaatctactgCTAACCTACCAGCAGCAGTGCTGTGTATTCCCAGGAGAAGCAGAAGGataatttttgtcattttatcattcAGAACAGCCTCAAACTTTGTTGTCTTCTTCCACAGACTGATCCTCTAGCTCCAGAGAATTTCCCTCATTTAGAATATAAAAAGGGGCGTCAACATGAATCTGAACCAATAGAAAAATAGTCTGACTGCTGACGTCACAAACATCCTGAGGATATTTAGCTGCTGGACAGAATGAAAATGAAAGTAGGATCTGCTTCTTCTAACCACTTAATGACCTCAGATGACAAGTTTTGGTGACCTTTGACCCATTATATCCCGGGATTTTACCGCCGTCTTCATCAATGCCAGGAACGTCTGTTATAATTTAGGTTTAGCTTCCTGGTAAAACAAGCAATAATgtcaatattgttttatttgtcaaagTTCAAGTTAGTCTTTTTAATCTCATGTGTCTGGATTTAATACTTGGCCCTATTCAATAAAATAATGGTTATAGTCTTAAAGTTTGAGCGCAGTAGCTTTCTCCAGTGAGATGTACACTCTAGTTTAAACTACACACATCTGACTGTGAGATCCTTCTAAACAGAAAATGttccaaatattttgtttttacaagagttcaaacaggaaattaaagaaaagacAATAAATCCTTGTCTTGTAGACTAGTCAGGATTTATTAAAAGGTTAACAATGAACTACTTGATCAAACTGTTCGTTCTGTTCACTCattacttggaaaaaaaatattttttcacttgCATGAagttttaaacagcaaaaaatggAAACACTGAAATTTAAACTGCATAGTtgaaacaataatttaaatatacTGATGCACAtcttttcttcctctctcaCAGCGACGTCTGGTGAGATTCATGGCTGGTGAGGCACCGAGTCCTCTGGAGTCAGATTTACAATTTTAAGAACTCAAAACGACAAAATCACTTGCATTGACAGACTACTGGTAATGTTTCATCAACATTCctctctttcactcagaaaccAAAACAGATGCAGCATAATTAAAATTTTCGCTTTCAGAgaaatttgattgttttttaaacttttaattgtGGGGCAATTTTAATACAGAATGTCCATCAAGAGGataggaaaattaaaataattcatttcATGGCAACATATTgtcataaacttttttttttacttagtctCATTTAATCTTAACCATTTCTGGTCTTACCATTATTTGTCTATGAAGTCAATGCATCTATCCTTCTCCACAAAAAGCTCTCGGACTAGGTtgtaaaagttttcctttttcttttagttttaagagtctctcagtctcagtggagatAACAGCCACAGAAAACGGTCATTCTTGATCAGTTCTATTCCTACTGCCTGTTTCCAGTCTTTTAAATGCTGTTGcactgtttgttgttatttaagcttttaactttttgttttctgtcatttttttcttcatagaaggtacacctggtctggtgttctgttagctgtgacatcatcaggggaggcagatcatcctctattaccatctaacatagaaagtactcctgggtcaatgtgagcttctgagctttctgtgtctctgctctgtcttctctaacatagaaagtaatcctgggtcaatgtgagcttctgtgctttctgtgtctctgctctgtcttctctaagccccagtgggtggaggcagatgagcgttcacactgagcctggttctggttctgctggaggttctcctccctgttaaaggggagttttcctctccactgtcgcttcatgcatgctcagtatgagggattgctgcaaagccatcaacaatgcagacgactgtccactgtggctcgacgctctttcaggaggagtgaatgctgcttggagagacttgatgcaacctgctgggtttccttagagagcaAACTCAGCATTTTCAATTAGGAAAACGTCTTTTGTACAACAATGACAGTTGAGTGAGCCCTTTCCATAAGTGTGGAAAATGGAGAAAGATAGGTAGCCCACATGAAAATATAAAGCACAGATTGAAGCCTTAAAAAATTAGATtgcttttaaaatctttgtGCCTCGTTGCCCTTCAGCTATAGATATTTAATACATATATTGgggaaaaacatgcaaaacactgcTAAAATCACTCTTTCCTATagtctttaattaaaaatgtttttggttttataaGAGCCACGGCGGAGGGGCCAAAGAGCCACATGTTGCTCTGGGGCTGCAGGCTGTAGACCCCTGTCTTTATCTGTGGACCCCCTCTGCTCCACCTGATATAAAAGCCTGGCTCTGCCACTGGCCCTGGACAGAATGCTCAACGTGAGCTTTATAACGCTCCACAGCAGCTTACAGCAAAGGTGATAGCTAAATGCAGAAGACATTCTTATTGGAATGTGCCGCTGCAGTAAAAAAGAAAGGTGTCTTTCCTTTGAAACATGATTCTTCAGGATCAAGTTATGCGTCGTTTCGTTTTGCTGCTAAACATAGGTTAGTTTTATCTGATTTGCACAGGAAGACATGTCTTGACAGGTAGTAAAGGTGCAGCAGCCGCGTTGCCATTTTGTGCCGTACtacattttgctttaaaatggCGGACAGGCAAACATCTCTGAAGCGTCTGGTATTTGCACACTTAAATTGTTAAATATTAACATACAAATCCTATGAATAAATTTTATATTGTCATATAAAAGTCTGGGGCTCTGCCAAGCAGGAATTGTGTTGTGGAATGGGTTAGatgtagaaataaaaaggagtaCCACGCTAAGACGATTTAAAAGCAGGTATAAAtatgtcatctttaaaaaatatgcatgtagccctaacatttaaatgtgatcaTTTCTAACATTTTCAGTAAGTACTGCTAGATATCTTCTTTTGTacaattgctttaaaataagacaCCGTATTTATGTAACTGTGCTTTGATTTGTAATGCCTTTTATCAAAAGACTGCATATGTTACATGACATGAATATTGTAATTGGGGGTAGGTTCTTATAAGTTCTCAGAACTTCTACCTACTCCTTTTCAGCACtactaaaatgtcttaacatTTCAAGGTAAATCTTACTTGTATTTTTGCTcaaagaaactgaaaataaatttaaaaaaataataaaaataaattatatattgtCAATTTAGAGGACTTCTAAATATGTATCATATAGAAAACTTTCTTAAGAATAAAACTTTGatgctgtagttttttttatatatagaaaCAGATGACGTAATTATCAGACCAGTGAGTCACacagaagctgtttttattccAGCCAAACTCAAACCCTGTTTCTCTGTAAACACAGCTGCTGTTTCCCTGGAATGTGGCAGAACAACTTACCTGACATGACTTTAGCAACAGCCAAGGTTATAATGAACAATCACCAGATCAACTGATCATGGTTACTGGTGATGTTGGAGCGCCACCATCTGGGCTGCCTGAGCACATCCCTCTGAGCTTCTTTCTGGGAAGCCACATGTCACTTTGTTAGGTTTTGTTTTCTTGAGTCTGAACAATTCATGCAAGCATTGGCACACAAACCCGGAAGAAATTCATCACCTTGGTTACTGTGTGGTTTGCCTCTGCCAGAACAGAGAAGCTTATCGACTGCCCAGTTTAACCACATTTCTCCAGCCATGCATACAGAAACAAAGCAcagaaaatgtcttaaaaaCTTCAACTGAGGTTCAACTGAGCTGACAAATAAAGCATGCTTAAAATTTAGTGAAAGTCATCAAATCTAACATCAACAGGAACATATATTGCAtagctcagattttttttttatctaccaTTCCCAGTATTAAATGTGTAACTTTATATATAACAGGCCCCTGTTAAAAATAAGATTGTGTTTCTATGAGGCAGGCCGGTTTAgattaaaagtaataataaaacaatcaatataccattaaaaaaatgacaaatgtgGATGTAAAATGTGTTGTGGGGTGTCCAAGATATAAGCAGAGTACTTTTTGTGTTGGTTCccattgtttctgtttctcttgTCCTTATTTCACCTCAGGCGCTTCAAGGCCGGATTCCACTCGGATACTGTGCTCCCTTTTCTTTCTGCTCCTGTTAGTATTTCGTTTCTAAATAAACTTTGTGATAAAATCAGTAAAGTTATTATAAAggttgttaaatataaaatagaatAACATTAGTTTTTAGTGTGTTAATTAGCACAACTGTAGATTAAAGACGTAAGAGTGATGATAGACAAAGGTATGGAACGCGACCCAATCTGGCAGTTGTCAACTCATTTGTGGATATGTGTCGCCCTCTAGTGGTGGCCTTTAACAACTACTTCCTCTCCAAATGAAATTACTGCGAaggtcaatttaaaaaaaagttacaacgTTCTCTCTTAATGTAGTTTCAGTTTAGTTTTCACATatcttatttaaatttatttttttattatttttttattttatttttattaattgtgTTTATATGTTCCAAGCTATGTGACGTTGTCTGTGAAAGTGAAACTAAaatggttctgctgggttttcaCGGGGAAAAACCAGCCATTAAATCTACTTTGCTCTGGGTGTCGATGATCGGAAAGAAAGGCACCAGAGAAAGAAGGTAGCTTGGGAAACCATGACGGAGCTTTCTACAATTTATAAACTCTCTATTATCGCCTTCATCGGCTTTATCCAAGGTAAGCTAATAACAtaatttctgctgctttttactGTCTGCAGGAAACATGAAGATAAATGTGTGCATTCAGTAACTGCACTTCCGTCCTGGTAAACAGGTGGATCTCAGTCAAAACTGAGCTTCGGCTGAACTCAGCTAATTCTATACAAATTACAAACCAGATGTAATAACGTAACCAATGCATTAATAGTTGCGATCCATATACGTGCCGAATTTAGCCTAATGTTCCTAAAAATGGTAAAACCTCAAATGAATGACTCTAGGCTTTGTTTTTTCACTCAGAATGTGAATAATTTGTAAAAATCGGTATTTATACATGAAGTCTGGTGTGCGTCGCGTTACGCGTAACCATTAAGTGTTCAGCTAGAACTAATGCCATTAATGCTTAAGTAACGTTTACAACAAACTACTGAatatgctaaataaaataatgaaatatagtATTACTGATATTGATGTACAGAAAAAGCAGAATAACTAAAGGTGGATTTTGAAAGTGATAACAGACATGAGAGGCATAGATCAAACCTTTTAGGGCTGAAGCTtattgcacttttacttttcttttattgcCTGGGGGAGGGGCATTTATTGCTGAAACAAGCAACTTTCTTTGTGGTTTAATAACTGTTCTGGGCTGGCACTGCAACAGCTAATCCTCAATTAATCCactgacagatttttcaatTAATCGACTAAgacaaattgtcttttttttaacaataaaatgtaGCATTTCTTTATAACCCATAAAATGAGATGTAAACAAAGACTTGCACTTTAAAGGACACACTCTAAACGGCAAATGGCAACAGCCTGGTTGCTAAAATGTGCACAGACCCTTTAACTAATACTTTGTTGATGCCCTTTCTGACTCAGTTCCAGCATTCAGTCTCCTTTGGTAGGAGTCTAACACAACAGGACTTCTTGACTTATCAATATTTACCCTCTCCGTCTGGGAAAACTTCATATCTATCAGCACTGTGAGACGATCTGCTGTCCATCTTAGGTTGACATCATGTCTGGACTCTGGCAAAACCTTtacaaaccttttgtttttccatataTAAAGCCATCTTTGctaattttaatatatattaaatataaactTGGACTTGGCGTTATACTCAAAAATGAACACCCTTTTGCCGAAGCCTGAAGGTTTTGGGTGGTTCATATTTAACAGATTTGCTAGAAttaaatggacacaaaaaccTTCATGAGCTCCTTTGGTCTGTAGTTATTTAGCTGTTTCTTAACTCATCCACAGTAATTTTGTTGAATCTCTCGTGTTTGAAGCATGCAGCTCCACCTGCCCCGTGATGGAGTGCTGGTTCGTGCAGGAGAAGCCGGGCAGAGGAGGAGGTCTAACAGGAGCCACAACGCAGGAGAAATCTCTGCTGCACATCAGGACGGACGCACAGAGTGAGGCTGCAGAAGCTCAGCGCGCTCCAGCCGACATCAACCCCAGCAGAGTTTATGTTATAACAGGTTAGTGCATGAATCTGAACACCATGTGCAGCTAGACGTTCATCTTCTACCCGTTAGTGGGAACAAATCTCTACTTCGTTTCTTTTATCTAACAAATGTGtcaaaaatacaacatttatcTGTGTCTAACCTTAGACAACGGTGAATATGTTCCTGCAAAGACAATTCTCCATATTTCTGCATAAACTACCTCTTAACACCTCTACTCTGATGATCCTTAATGAAATCGAGTGCTTCCAACTGAATCTACATCTTTTTTCATTACTAAATAGAATACTAGTTTATAATTGCAGTGTCATGAAGGAGTTAGAGAGAACATTGGTGTAAAACCAGAGACTAGATGGCACAGCAGATGGTCAAAGAGAAATATGTGGAGAAGCTTACAGCAGGATTAGGTCCTAAAACAACATAAttagctttaaacatctcacagagttCTGTTgagtccatcatctgaacagagagagagagaatggaCCGACTGTAGACGTACCAGGACCTGGACGTCCATCATGACTGGCAGGTTGGGGAAGAGGAGCGCTGAAgcagccagagctgcagagatccactgctaTGGTCGGAGAACCCCTTAACAGGAAACCTGTTAATAATTTACacctaaattaataaataaaactgtaacttTTTGCCTACGTTCAAGAGGCTACGTTTGGTCAGAAACTAGCACCTTAAACAAGCAAACCCAGCTATGAAACACGGCGGTagcagcatcatcctgtggggaggcttttcttcagcagagacagggaagctgatcagagtgACGGGAAGATGGATTCAGTTAAATCCTGGagagtcctggaagaaaaccagttTAGTCTGGagctggaggttcaccttccagccggaccctaaacattcagccagagctgcagcagaacggCTCAGATGAAAGCAGATTgtgctagaatggcctagtcaaagtccagatctaaaccaaaatgagAATCTGCAAACAGACAGATGAAAAATCGATGTTCACTGATTTTTTCCATCCAATCTAAGCTTCAGGAAGATGAATGGGGGAAAGTTTCTGTCACTAgaaacttttgtcttttttgaaaaaacacaaatcagtCATTACTGCAaaatatttatctataaatTATCAACTCAAAAGTCCTGATTACAAGTTGCTCTCCAcctgtttttatttggatttgtgtaaaaaaactttaaaatgatccagttttcttttaaaacctaGTTAAGCACTGCTAGTTGTTGCTCTATCCTGTAACATCCAGATAAAGTATTTAGGTTTCTGTATGATCTTTAAAAACTTAAGAACCTTAAGCTGTCACCAGATGTGcgaagcagagagagaaaatttCAAATCATTCATtactgaaaaatattttcctacaAATTATCAATTAAGAAGGCCTGATTACAAGTtgctcttttattttaatttctgtaaaaaaaaaaaaaaaaagttcttttaAGACCTAGTAATgcactagcctcgtgagaccaccctgatctcgcgagctttcaaggtttcactcgcagatcagtctggctactctctgttaaagaaaatttggagctgttcaccaaacgaacgtccaatcagcgttggctttgaggcgggttgaggtgtgacgcaacgggaagcgcgacagttcagtctaaagaacatggcggcttcagccgatgaaactagcgttagcgtggctatcgagcaagttttatcggaattacagagtatttctttgctgagctaacgagcctttacctgcagcagcaagagtagcttggcttgtggttgttgACGAGTAcatcatatgcttcgttgatctgattggttcatttggcccgtctatcaccaacataggccaatcagctaaccagtattttcgccccttcccaaaattacttcaacggaaggtttccagatggatatgcggagcaaatctatctggcggcgtcaggttagtaATGCACTGCTAGTTGTTGCTCTATCCTGTAACATCCAGATAAAGTATTTAGGTTTCTGAATGATATTTAAAAACTTAAGAACCCAAAGCTTTAGCCCAGCTGCCTCCATGCTTCATCCGGACCCTGAACACACCCTAACGTCTCGTCTCCTCCGCCCTCAGACCCCTCCGCCACCCTCTGCCATCCGTCCCTCAACCCTCCCAGAGGCTCCATCAAGAAGCCGCAGTGTGAGATCAACCCCTTCCTGCCGCAGCCCTCCAGCATCAAATGGGTCGCCTCGCTGACAGAACCCGCCCTCAGCCCCCCTTACCTGCAGGCTGACTGGTTCTCCGCCTCCTTCCAGAACCTCGACAAGCACCTCGGCGTCTCCACCATCTCCCGAGCCCCGACAGGAAGTAAAGAACACGACGGTAAGAACCTCCTCCGGTCcagaatcagccaatcagaactcggttccgtctgactcctgtttcctgtttcctcAGTGATCCTGAGCATCACCAGTAAAACCATGTCGGCCAAGTCCAGACTCGGTGAACCCGTCACGCTGGACTGCAGCTTCTGGGTCGACCCGTCCACTCCTCTGTCCGCCTCGGGTTTCGCCGTGGAGTGGCGGTACCAGACCCGAGGCGACGGCCGGCTGGTCCTGGCCTACGACGGGAAGATGGACCGCCTGGCCGACTCTCAGGAGCGCGGCGTGTCTCTGGACTTCCAGGCTCTGCATGAGAGAGGAAACGCCTCGCTGGTCATAGAGGAGGCCAAGGTCCGACACGCCGGCACCTACATCTGCACCGTCTACCTGCCCTACCTGCTCGCTCAGGTGGCCATGGAGCTGGAGATCGTTGGTGAGTGataaactggactttttttagCCAATGTTCAGCAATCAGTGTTTATTTGAAATACCGTGTTTTTCTGCTGGTGAcggttctcagtcatccaggtcattatcattcaaaaaaagtaaaaaaacaaaacaactggacttttttctgaagtttgaagacttttcgcttcccatccaggaaatTTTCTTAATTCAAACGTCTGGAGTAGTACTACAGACATTTTCTGGATGGAACCGTATTCttcggactataagttgcagtttttttcgtagtttggccgatcctgcgactttaTTCAGGTGCGACttttatatcaaatttaaatggtaattcgtCTTGACCAGCATGAATCAAGGAGTAAACATCACTgtctatagtatat is part of the Fundulus heteroclitus isolate FHET01 chromosome 13, MU-UCD_Fhet_4.1, whole genome shotgun sequence genome and harbors:
- the tapbp.1 gene encoding TAP binding protein (tapasin), tandem duplicate 1, with product MTELSTIYKLSIIAFIGFIQACSSTCPVMECWFVQEKPGRGGGLTGATTQEKSLLHIRTDAQSEAAEAQRAPADINPSRVYVITDPSATLCHPSLNPPRGSIKKPQCEINPFLPQPSSIKWVASLTEPALSPPYLQADWFSASFQNLDKHLGVSTISRAPTGSKEHDVILSITSKTMSAKSRLGEPVTLDCSFWVDPSTPLSASGFAVEWRYQTRGDGRLVLAYDGKMDRLADSQERGVSLDFQALHERGNASLVIEEAKVRHAGTYICTVYLPYLLAQVAMELEIVEPPSLSIHPSPLPLAAPGQRVQVQCEASGFAPLPLELSWEFKGADGKSRSLGSGSMSGHRQAWDGTYSQSSRLELDTSKMDLGRGGEVTCVAVHAGGTRRASVTLNAIGFSSPSIEDSMAMVGVALVLYGLIKFVSWTFTGSGSNKADEPNKKEK